tccctgcctgcagccaggccatCCTGTGCATTGTGTGAGGCAGGATTCCTGCAGGAGAAACAGAGTGACTGCTCCTGAACTGCAGTGCAATGCCTGTGCATGACAGGAGTCATTCGAAGCTGTCAGTGCAGTCATCCTTCTGCCATCTCCTGATTTTCCTTACTTGACTTCACAAGCTGATTCCCAACCAGGCTTTTTGTCCTTAGCTGAGGACAAactccctctcttccccaaaACTGTTTGTTTACACAgtgctgttttctctcttctgagGCCTTGTTCAGTGTTTGCCTTTTGGTGTAATGGTATAGTTAAAATTCTtccactgctgctttgttttgtgctgTGGTACCCAAATCAGAATAATCTTTGACGTTGCAGGACCAGTGAGGAAGCTTCAATATTGGATGAAAGCCTGTGAAAAGCTCCAAATAAAATGGAGCTTGTGTTAACCCCTGAAAATGGTGGTGACATGGGGATCCGTGTTAAGCTATGCCAAAAATTCCTGTAGCTGTGTGCCTCATTACGGTTGATCCTCCTTGCAAAAAGtttgcctggccctgctgttCTACTCTGTGGTGTTGACTATGACTCCACAAGGGTTTAAAGATGGACAGGCTCCAAAACAGGGCCAGATCCAGCCAGAAACTTAGTGTTGATAGCCTGTCATCTAAGAAGTGGgcctgggagggggcagggagttGCTCTTAGAAATTCCTCACTCAGGTAAGCAACTCTGTGGCGCTGGTGGTGATGGTCTTGAGGTCAGATATGTAGTAAGTGCCTGTCACTGACTAGAGGATCTCACTGTTCCATTTCTCTTTCAGCAGGACAGAAGGGAGAACGTGATGAAACTTGTGCTGTTGCAAGTGAGTCCTTGGCTCCAGAGGGAACAAACTTAAATaacagaaaccaaaataaacatttttatcCTTCATTACCTCAGCTACCTTCCGAGGAAGAGGAAATAAACAAGCTTGGAAGTCAGATAATTAAGCTGACAGCACAGGCAGTTGCAGAACTGGAAGGGAAAAGAGCAGGAGCTTCTGCGGGGGAGCAGGACTCGGTGGTTGGAGCAGAGCTTAATGGCTCATCTGAGGGAGAGTTgccactttccagccctgacccaTCCGACCCCACAGATCCCTCAAACTCAGAGACCGAACAGACAGCTGAAACCGAGGCCCTGAAGGACACCAACGAAACCTCGGAGAGCGACTGTGAAATCCCAAAGGAGAGCGGGGGGCAGGACTGCAGCACCGGGGGTGTGGTGCGTCCCCAGGGCCTTGGGGGGCACGGAGAGCTCAGtggcacagctgcacacacacataacAGCTCTCAGGAGCTCCCTGAGCCTGCCAGCAAGAAACCATCTGATCCTGCCAAAAACTGTGAATATTTGGATAACAGTGTGGCTTGAGGTATGAAATCTTGAGCCTCTCACTGTAATCCTTTTGCAgagtctgtgctgctgcaaagaTCGTTGGGGAAACTCTGCTGTAGGCTAGATTGCTACAGTGAACTGCTAATATTTGTCTGATAATGGTGGGTTTCtgtcagtgctggctgcagtgtcccAAAGATACAAATCACCTAAAGGCAAAGAATTGGTGGTGAGGTTTAATCATGTTGGGGTTTTGTAGTGATTTGAAGTTTCTGTGTGGGTTGGTTTATCACACAGATGATTTATCAGGTTATCAATAGGCTTCTGTAACATCCAAGatccctgtgctggactctgttTTAATGGTTAGAAGTGCCTTCCAAAGAGGAAGAATGTGGAGTGATAAATTGAGAAGCATCTTAAGGGTGTAAGCTTTTGCTTGTTCTTCAGATTGTGTTCTGTGTCTCTTTGCACATGGTGGCTGTAAGTACATCCTTAGAATGAAGTCATTCTTCCCTTCTAGGAGGTGTCTGAAAGCCACCCCTGCATGCCTGTAGTTCTCTCCTTACAAACCTTTATGTTGTCTCAGTTGTACAtaatttttccttccctctcccagctcacctGATGAAAAGGCAGGAAGCTATTTCAGCAGCTACTGAGACCCCAGTTTAATGAAGCTCTGAAGGAAACATCACCAGAGAAGCCAGAAGTCTTTCTGTGAGAAATGGCAGTGCTGTTCCCAAGCAAGGGGAAGagcaagaggagcagcagcgaTGCTCTGTCCACCTGCTTGGCAGTCTCAGTTCCTGGACTTGTGTTCCTCAagtcagaggagctgcagcagccctcggGCCGAGTACCGGGTGGTGGATTTCAGCCTGCTCCATCTGTGCCCTCCTTTCTGAAGGAATCTGCTTGGTTTTCTTACCCTTTGGAATTAAGGAGaaatcttcctttcctcctcacctcgccAGCCTGTGGTGTGGTAGAAGGTTTATTTGCAGCGTTGCTGCTTTTGTACATTTCTTCCCTCCTTGATGTAGTCACAGGAAAACATTTCCTTACTAAGTGGAGAAAAGGGAGGCTGCTGTGTCATTGCCTGGCTcctgatgctggagctgtgccactcTGCTCCTAGGAAGGCAGCAACAAGGGAATGGTTAACGTTGAAGTCAGCAGCTgttggagaaggggaggcagtCCTTCCTCTCCTGTTTGTAGCATAAGGAACAgtctctgcagctgtggagcttCTATGGGCCAGCAGCCGTCAAGGCAATTTTTCTGCTGGCTTGGGACCTAATTGTCTGTAACTGTTCATTTCTCACTCCTAGAACTTGAAACCAATCAGAGAGAATTAAACCAAATTTAATAAAATACTactaataaaaaggaaaatcccTCCCAGATTGAGTCCTCCTTTGACAAATAACTGCCAGCTGCAAATTTTTACAGCCCACTTGTCAGCTACTGAATAAACAGAGTTTATATTAGCAGTCCTGACAAACTCTTCTGTAGATGGAAGATGAGCTAGCAGGTGCTGCCATAATCAAGGTGTCAGAGTCCATGAACAGTTTGTATTCAGCAGAAGAAAGGCTGTATGTAAATTATTACATATAAATATAAGGAATGATAGTGGGAAGGTGAAAAATGTGGCTtctctcagctctcctgtgttttccctaGCAGGTGCACTCCTGTAACCCTTTCAGTGcctggctggaggcagtgcaGCCACGCTCAGTGCTCCTCAGATAGgtttcctttctctttaaaGCTAATTTGACACTGCAGCATTTCGCTGACACTAAGCAGCAGCCCTTAGGAACAAAACCCATCTGTTTATATTTAAGCCTGttagggacatggagctgtaaAAAGTTTTTCTTTCATTATCCTGATCACCATTTAAATTCCTCAtcacctgaaaaaaaccaagaagagTTGAAGTCTATGAAAAATTGTTATGCTGTTCCCATTAATTGTGACTGACTGCATTATTGACTCATTTATATGACAGTACTGACAAGCTGGAAGAGAAATAGCTGCAGAAACTGAAATCTCTGGGAGAATGTGGCaggattttttcctttaatgcctgaatgtcacacgAAGTAGCATTTTATTCAAGATGTATTATTTTCCATCTTTCACAGgctaatccagcacagagctaaaTATCAATGCAGTCAGAACTGAGGCAAGCAAATAAGAAGGTCAAGATTTCATCTAGCTGAGCTCAGAAATGTTGAGGGTGTTCCATTATTTCCTTGTCCTGCCTCTCTCCTGACCCACAGCTTTTTGCTCCTCGTCCCTTAGCAGCCAGTTAATGCTGTCCATTAATAAAGAGCTTGGTGCAAGAGCTCAAGCAGGTagaagcagggctggagcaacaGCTTTTTAGTGCCTCATTTATTGATTCCTTTTGGCATATTGGGTTTTTTCTGTGAGAACACAGTGGTGTACAACCCAGCAATCAGGACATCTTGGTAATTATCCTCACaccattacagaatcacaggatgttaggggctggaagagacctctggagatcttcaaggccaacccccatgccagagcaggaccatagaatccagcacaggtcacacaggaacacatccagctggggctggaaagtctccagagaaggagactccacaacctctctgggcagcctgctccagtgctctgtgacccttacagtaaagaagttcctcctcatgttgaggtgaaacttcctgtgctgtagtttccatccattgctccttgtcctatcccatggcacaagtgagcagaggctgtccctgtcccttccttcctgacccccagccctcaggtattgatagacattgattagatcccctctcagtcttcttctctccagactaattCTCCCTTAGATGCCATTTTTATATCTCTGCAATCATTAAGTTCTGGTGAGAtacctccatctctggaaccCTCATTTTTAGTGCTGTTATCACTGCttcagtcctgtccctccccttTCAGCCCCAGTGAAGGTGTACTCTAGCTCCACTTTTAGCCTTCTCCCAGGAACCCAGGACTTCAAAGGCAGGACACCTGTGAACGTGAGACATCTCTGCTGcgctgtgtgagcagtgctcagATGTTCTCAGCATCTTCCTTGGACACTGCTGTCATTGCTATTGTTGTGCCATTAGAACAATGagttatttcccccccccccagtgaaTTAGTTACTGTTTTGATGTGGAATCACTGCAACTTCAGTTGCATTTTGCAGGGAATGCTGGGTTTGGCTTGGGGTtatgtggttgggttttgggggttttttgagacCTGTATTCCCTTTTTCTCAGGACTTCTGAAATGCAGCAATGGCACCAGACACACTCTAAGCCTTTTTGGGACTGGGCTCTGGGGAAACAAACTGAGGAGGCAATGTTGTGGCAGGTGTGTGGAGAAGATGCATTTCACAAAGCAAAGGTTTGAAGGAGGCTGTGTCTCACCTCCCAGGCGAGTGGCTGCGGGGTCTGTGGGAGGGCTGTGACTGGGCGGTAGGATGTGGCTACTTGAAAAACAATGGCCGCTGGACTCCGGAGGGGAGTGTGTGAAACGGGCAGATTAGGAAGTGTCTGTcggaatgctgctgctgcttttccaaggGAGGCTGTTCCGAAGCATCTGGGAATTTGTATGATAAAGACAGTGGAATTTCTTTAATCCTTAGGAGCTCAGGAATGTATTTCCAAAATCTTAACCGAGATTAGGTTGAAAGGCTGCTAGGTATCTAAAGATAAGATTTTGTTTACCAGCTGCTGGTTTGTAGTTTTTACTTTGTAAATGATGCAGATTAATTTATTTTGCCAGCCTCTCTTTTGTTGCTGCCTGGATTAGCTGCAGCACGTGGTTCAACTCTGTTAATGCATTTGGTCTTCTTTTAATAAAGCCATTTCCTGACATGCTACCTGCCTCTGTCCTTTGCTCTTCTTGCTAGCAGGTGGGTGATAGTCAGCAGGTAGTGGTTTAGGGTTTTCGGTGAGTTGTGCTACATGTGAAAAGGAAGGCTGGAAATTATCTGTGTGGAAATTATCTTCTCACTGTCACTTCCCCCACTCTGAACTGACTGAGGCACTTCCTACATTTTTTTGTCTGAAGAAACACACTCAGTGGTTTTGGAAACTAATATTTCTCTctgatctgccagctctgtcgtCATCAAGCAGCATTACAGCTTGCAGCTAGAGCATAGTCACTAACCAGCACAAACTGGAGGCTTCAGGGAATTTTTGCTGGGGAATTCTGGTAAATtgaaatatttctttgtttgcttaCAGACAAAAAAAGGCCAAcacttccatccctggaagttttgaaggccaggctggatgtggctttgagcaacctagtgtgaggtgtccctgcctgtgccagggaggttggaactggatgatccttgaggtcccttccagccctgacaatcctGTTTCTATGATTAATGTGATAGCTACGGCCATGGGGACAACGTGAAATAGTTGAGGAGCTTAACCATGTTTGATTCTCAAACCTGGAAATGCAAGGAGAACAGTGGCATGGATCTGAAGTTTCCCACAGCTGTTTGTGCTTCCCCTGCTTTTTAGGGGAAGTCCTTTTTTCAGGTCAGGGGTCTGTTAtctccacccagctctgctggaagtGTGAAGATCTTTTTACTGCTGGGATTTGCAGCTAAATACAGGATGGCCTCTCTTGAGAGGCAGTTTCTTACTCCTATTACCTTGTTTCTCCTTTGGTATCTAACTTAGGATCCCTTCTGAGCCCCTTACAGCACACGCTCTTTATAGGCTGTTGACTGTGCCTGTTAGCACCCTTACACACATTCAAATCCCAAACTGCATAGAAGGGAATCTTTTCTCTAAGAAAATACAGCACAAGGTTGAGTTGATGCTGGTTTTATTGGTGGGCTTACAGAAAGGAGGCTCTACAAAGTGACAGGCAGTTGTCAGAGGAGCAAGCAAGTGGAAATCCTTTCACCATAGAGCTCGGTGACCAGTGGCACAGCCTAAGATactctgtgctgcctgggctgtAGCTGGCTTGTTGGTCTTCACCTAAGCCTGGTTCTGTGATCTTTTGTTGAGGCCTCTCTTCTTCTTGTCTGTCACTTCAGAGAGTTTCTCTTcccacaggctcctgctgcacatCCCAATCACACAGCAAGCCAGACGTTTCCCAGCGTTCCCATTTTCCAGACTGGCCTTGTTGTTGCCCTTGCCCATGTCATCTTCCCCCTCATGGATCACAATGGATCTGCCCATGATGGAATAGGGACCAGACAGAGTGGCAAAGAGGtttgctttgtattttctgATTTTGCCTTCTCTGGGAATGAAGTTGCCAAAGTCCCCTGGGTGCCGGGGGTGGTTGACACTGAAGGGGTTGTAGTGGCCCCCGGTGGAGTCGCAGCCGCTGCTGAGGTCCCCGAGCTCGTGGACGTGAATGGCTCGACCGGATTGGTTATTACCCAGTGGAAAGCCATCCAAGTGAAAAATGGCTTCTAGTCTTCCATTGGAGTAATGCTGTTGGAATAAGACCTGCCCGGTCACTTGGGGCTTTTCAGCATCTATTTTGGAGCTGGGCTTCATTTCACAAGTGGCATAAACCAGCCCATCAGTCTCATTGCCAGGCAGCGCTGGGTACAGCAAATTCTTCCAGAGGTCGTTCACTTTCTTCTGTATGTCGTGAAGTGactcctggcttggatcagtcTCTTTGTCTGTCATGGCACCAAAGGCAGACAGGGCAAGCCCAGTAAccagagaaagaagcagaagcaTCTTGGCAATTCCAAGCCTGCAAAAGGTACAAGAAGCTACAGGGAGTGAAGGGCTTCTTGCAGCGGTATGGCCGGGGAGGAAGGCAAacagcctgtggcagtgctgagccaagcagctggagcagggtcccggggtgggggggtggctgCTTTCTAATTCTGCCTGATGTGGTGAACTGAACCTACATCAGAATGCCTATGCATGTTTGAACACATACAGCTGACACCCATGACTAAAAGAAAGACCAGGGATTTTATGTTTTAGATCTTGATCTCAAAAGCTGCCTCTTTTTCCCTGCAGAAAGCAAGTAAGCCCAAGTATTTCTGACTTTGCATTGAgactttcctcctgctgcaaatTCCAGCAAGACAGTTTGCCAGGTGCCTCTTGTTTTTTTGGTCCATTTACTTAACCACTAGTTAGGCATtacaaaggaaaagcaaaaatccAAGAAGTTGATTACCTTGCGGAGTTGCTGCGGAACCCCTCAGTAGTAGCTCTTTGCCTCTGCTCCCCTAAGCCAAGATGTGAGCAGCCAGGAAGCTGGAGCTGTTTGAAGTTGATGCTTCTGGGAACTGCGTGTTTGTGTCGAAGTTAGGTAATGCCGGCTCGGGGGGAGGGAGGCGTCGCAGGGAGAGctgtgggaggagaaggagggagcgGGGGGAAAAGTTTTAGGCATTTTCCTTTTGGGCAGGGCGAATACTTTGTCCTTCCTCGCTGAGTTTGTTAGTCTGGCTCTCAGACCTTACTGACctgccaacaaaacaaaaaaaaagggaaaatgttaTCAAGCCTTTAAATTAATCTTCCTTTTGATGACTTCATCTGCTTATCTGGAACAAGCGGCCTTCAGcgtgcagggaggggagaggaaggagcttTATTAAGGCACAGTTGGGCAGTTTGCTCACTTCTGTGCTGGTTGTCATGGAGCTGGTTTGCATTTCTATTTCGCTGTTAAACAAAATTGAAAGTGGTGCTTGAGCAACAGAAACTCTTCCACCAAAGTTCCCCTGGGTCTCAGAGCTGAAGGGCACAACTGAAGCTGGCAGATGCTGAGGGATGTTTCAGCGATGCTTCTCTGTAAAGTTTTAGGGCTACTGTCTCCTGCTTGCCAACTCACCTGCTCCACGGAGGCaattctttctccttttgttgAGACAGCAGTGATTTCTTTCCAGGGAGAGAAGTAAGCAGTACTGAGGCAGTAAGTAAGCAGTTCTGATGTTGCCATCAGAAATTGTTTCCCAGAAGCTGGATGGAGCACGGAGAGTTCATGTGGGTTACATCTTCCCATGCTCTTTTCTTGAGGACATtgccctgcctgtggcactTCCCACcgctgaggctgcagtgtggatTCAGCCATCACAGGAGCAATTTAACAGGCTGACA
This genomic window from Dryobates pubescens isolate bDryPub1 chromosome 23, bDryPub1.pri, whole genome shotgun sequence contains:
- the SOD3 gene encoding extracellular superoxide dismutase [Cu-Zn], translated to MLLLLSLVTGLALSAFGAMTDKETDPSQESLHDIQKKVNDLWKNLLYPALPGNETDGLVYATCEMKPSSKIDAEKPQVTGQVLFQQHYSNGRLEAIFHLDGFPLGNNQSGRAIHVHELGDLSSGCDSTGGHYNPFSVNHPRHPGDFGNFIPREGKIRKYKANLFATLSGPYSIMGRSIVIHEGEDDMGKGNNKASLENGNAGKRLACCVIGMCSRSLWEEKLSEVTDKKKRGLNKRSQNQA